ATGATGACGACATCGGAACAGGATCGCTGGTCACGCGTGAAGAGCAGGCTGCGCTCGAACGTCGGTGAGGACGTCTATACGAGCTGGTTTGCGCGCATGGATCTCGAAGGCGTGCAGGACGAGAGCGTGCGGCTCTCGGTTCCCACCCGCTTCCTGAAGAGCTGGATCCAGGCCCATTATGCCGAGCGCGTGCTGTCGTGCTGGCAGGCCGAGATGCCGGAAGTGCATCGCATCGATCTCACCGTTCGCTCCGCAGTGCGCCCGGTCGTTCAACCGAAGGAAACGCCTGCGCCGGTCGAAGCCCGCCGCGCCCCTGCGCCGGAGCTGCGCTCGACCGCGACCGCGCCGGTTTCCGCCAGTCATGACGCGCTCGGCGGCTCGCCGCTCGATCCGCGCCTGACCTTTGCAAGCTTCGTCGTCGGCCGCTCCAACACGCTGGCCCATGCCGCCGCGCGCCAGGTCGCCGAAGGCCGCCGCGGCGACCCCGTGATGTTCAACCCGCTCTACATCCATGCCGGCGTCGGCCTCGGCAAGACGCATCTCTTGCAGGCCGTGACCTGGGCCGGCAATTCCGGCAACGAGCGCAAGGTGCTCTATCTCACCGCCGAGAAATTCATGTACGGCTTCGTCGCCGCGCTGAAGACGCAGACGGCGCTGGCCTTCAAGGAAGCGCTGCGCGGCATCGACGTGCTCGTCATCGACGATCTGCAGTTCCTGCAGGGCAAGTCGACGCAGGCCGAGTTCTGTCACACGCTGAACGCGCTGATCGATGCCGGCCGCCAGGTCGTGATCGCGGCCGACCGGCCGCCGTCCGATCTCGAGAGCCTGGACGATCGCGTCCGCTCGCGCCTCGCCGGCGGTCTCGTGGTCGAGATGGGCTCGCTCGGCGAGGAGCTGCGCCACGGCATCCTCAAGTCGCGCGTCGCAGCCGCCCGCACCCATCATGCGACCTTCGACGTCCCGGAGGAGGTGCTGCATTATCTGGCGCGCGCCATCACCCATAACGGCCGCGACCTCG
This genomic interval from Bradyrhizobium guangzhouense contains the following:
- the dnaA gene encoding chromosomal replication initiator protein DnaA → MTTSEQDRWSRVKSRLRSNVGEDVYTSWFARMDLEGVQDESVRLSVPTRFLKSWIQAHYAERVLSCWQAEMPEVHRIDLTVRSAVRPVVQPKETPAPVEARRAPAPELRSTATAPVSASHDALGGSPLDPRLTFASFVVGRSNTLAHAAARQVAEGRRGDPVMFNPLYIHAGVGLGKTHLLQAVTWAGNSGNERKVLYLTAEKFMYGFVAALKTQTALAFKEALRGIDVLVIDDLQFLQGKSTQAEFCHTLNALIDAGRQVVIAADRPPSDLESLDDRVRSRLAGGLVVEMGSLGEELRHGILKSRVAAARTHHATFDVPEEVLHYLARAITHNGRDLEGAINRLLAHSKLNNQPVTLEMAEREVRDLIRPSEPKRIKIEDIQRVVARQYNVSRSDLLSSRRTANVVRPRQVAMYLAKTLTLRSLPEIGRRFGGRDHTTVLHAVRKIEALVSKDNALSEEVESLKRQLQE